The Desulfomicrobium escambiense DSM 10707 genome segment CCTGTGTTTCGGACACCATGGCCCAAAGCACCGTGGAAGGCAACGGCCGGAGGGGCACTGGACAGCCGGGGAATTCTGCGCCAAGGTCGGGTGAACAACCAACGCAGGACAGCCATGCTTTTTCGTAATACCAAAGCCCGCCTCAACCGCCGCAAACTCAGTCCCGACCTGGAATCCGAATACTGGAAGCGCTACCGCATCCGCCTCAAGGACAAGGCCGCCGTCGACGGCATCGCCCGTGCCGGAGCCCTCGTGGTCCGCACCCTGGACATGATCCAGGCCAGCATCCGCCCCGGCGTCACCACCGACACCCTGAACACCCTCGTGCACGAGTTCACCCTGGAGCACGGCGCGACGCCTGCCCCCCTGGGGTACCGGGGTTTCCCCAAAAGCGTGTGCGTGTCCGTCAACGACGAGATCTGCCATGGCATCCCCGGCCCGCGCGTCATCGCCGAAGGGGACATCGTCAACATCGACGTGACGAGCATCCTGGACGGCTGGTACGCCGACGCCAACCGTACCTTCCTCGTGGGCGAGGTCT includes the following:
- the map gene encoding type I methionyl aminopeptidase, translated to MLFRNTKARLNRRKLSPDLESEYWKRYRIRLKDKAAVDGIARAGALVVRTLDMIQASIRPGVTTDTLNTLVHEFTLEHGATPAPLGYRGFPKSVCVSVNDEICHGIPGPRVIAEGDIVNIDVTSILDGWYADANRTFLVGEVSPDARRLVEVTAECLARGMAAVRPGATLGDVGHAIQAHAEGAGYSVVRELVGHGVGHAFHEPPQVNHTGRPGLGIVLVPGMVFTIEPMINQGGMGVKRLDDEWTVVTADGSLSAQFEQTVLVTEKGVRSLTPYPLEKAATA